The proteins below come from a single Drosophila miranda strain MSH22 chromosome Y unlocalized genomic scaffold, D.miranda_PacBio2.1 Contig_Y1_pilon, whole genome shotgun sequence genomic window:
- the LOC117191775 gene encoding myosin heavy chain, non-muscle-like yields the protein MSEEVDRNDPELKYLSVERNQYNDPATQAEWTQKRLVWVPHENQGMHCCLHFSATWNAIIAFRQ from the exons ATGTCGGAAGAAGTAGATCGCAACGATCCCGAGCTGAAATACCTTTCGGTGGAACGGAACCAATACAATGATCCGGCCACACAGGCGGAATGGACACAGAAGCGCCTGGTCTGGGTGCCCCACGAGAATCAA GGTATGCATTGTTGCTTGCATTTTTCCGCAACATGGAACGCGATTATTGCTTTCCGCCAATGA